The following proteins come from a genomic window of Dreissena polymorpha isolate Duluth1 chromosome 1, UMN_Dpol_1.0, whole genome shotgun sequence:
- the LOC127865021 gene encoding uncharacterized protein LOC127865021 translates to MGTLRGMLTIISNATMRNNKGTQLILACCCIHSSTWHHSIFKKNLQVKTDTSEIPEIGTPVESWYFDVSRSGRIKIESKMDVHVEPINSLKFPEMNKLFINIMYMGQKKLSSYDIKELSKQYVVDVDLEDLNAGMHLKIEQNTKAVLETLCHIKLPLQYDVEVACFDQACVSVEQTEGAKVSVRTHAGGCTLKNVKTMTTDVLTQGGNISIKKLLQGSVDLTASMDGTISADRLQGPVVHCQTNKGSISAKAIYAEKVALTARSCNISIDSCHGHSLVDIKQGHLTIGTVAGSLHANIGSGNTHIGMAEPTQAQISTNSGDIEIKLWQNESGSVRLQADQVDVGDVTLLHRSSEKRGDQELLTGELGKNTAQGEPVIIAKTGKGKIKLGYYNWLTSLSFSKGR, encoded by the exons ATGGGCACCCTAAGAGGAATGCTGACGATCATCAGTAATGCAACTATGAGGAACAACAAAGGGACACAACTCATCCTAGCATGCTGTTGTATCCATTCCTCAACTTGGCATCACTccatttttaagaaaaatcttcAGGTTAAAACAGACACTTCAGAGATTCCTGAAATTGGCACACCAGTTGAGTCGTGGTATTTTGATGTTTCTCGGTCAGGGCGAATTAAAATCGAATCAAAAATGGATGTGCATGTAGAGCCAATAAATTCACTGAAATTTCCAGAGATGAACAAgttgtttatcaatataatgtaCATGGGACAGAAGAAGCTGAGCAGTTATGATATTAAAGAGTTATCGAAGCAGTATGTGGTTGATGTTGATCTTGAGGACTTGAATGCAGGGATGCATCTTAAAATCGAGCAGAACACAAAAGCTGTACTGGAGACTCTGTGTCATATTAAACTGCCGCTCCAATATG ACGTGGAGGTGGCATGCTTTGATCAGGCCTGTGTGTCAGTTGAACAGACAGAAGGAGCAAAGGTCAGTGTTCGGACCCATGCTGGAGGCTGCACGCTAAAGAATGTTAAG ACGATGACCACAGACGTGTTGACACAGGGAGGTAACATCTCTATCAAGAAACTTTTACAGGGAAGCGTCGACCTTACAGCCAGTATGGATGGG ACAATTTCTGCGGATAGGTTGCAAGGGCCCGTGGTGCATTGCCAAACCAACAAAGGCAGCATATCCGCAAAGGCCATATATGCAGAAAAAGTGGCGCTGACTGCGCGCTCCTGTAATATCTCCATAGATAGCTGTCATGGGCACTCTCTTGTGGACATCAAACAAGGGCATCTGACTATTg gaaCAGTCGCTGGCAGTCTCCATGCAAATATTGGGTCAGGGAACACACATATAGGAATGGCAGAGCCAACACAGGCACAGATAAGTACTAACTCAG GTGACATAGAGATTAAGTTGTGGCAGAACGAGTCAGGATCTGTGCGACTACAGGCTGATCAAGTAGATGTAGGGGACGTAACTCTGCTGCATCGTTCCTCAGAGAAGAGAGGTGACCAGGAGCTGCTCACAG gAGAGCTTGGCAAGAATACAGCACAAGGTGAACCAGTCATCATTGCAAAGACTGGGAAAGGGAAGATCAAGCTGGGATATTACAACTGGCTGACCTCTCTCAGTTTTTCAAAAGGAAGATAA